The Prochlorococcus sp. MIT 0801 genomic sequence AATCAACTAATCTTGCCAGAGCATTTATACCAAGAAAGAATTTCAAATAATGAAAGACAACTTCAATCCAGATAACGATGGTATTGATCCATCAGAGGAATACTTCCAAAAGAAAGGTGATAAATATGAAAATGAATCTGAAGAATATTTCCCTCAAGAGACTTCTAAGCCCCCTCATTATTAGAGCAACTAAGGAAGGACTGATCTTAATTTAAAATCAACTAATTATTTATTGCCTATGTGGAATGAAAGTACCTTCTGGATAAAGTCTTGAGATCGCATTGAATCGCTTTGAGATATGACGTGCTTTATCAATGTTGACCTTTCGATTAAGTACTAAAACGTTATGAACCATCCACAGAAAAAAGCCAACAAGCCAATACCAAGATATGGGATGAGCCAAAATTTTTAAATATGAACTATTTTAAGATGGCAATTTTGACAGTTTTTTTCATAAGTATTTAAACCTTTTGTTATTACCCCAACATAAAATTAGATTTTCAGAGAAGATTATTCAAAATTATTACTCATTTCACTACATCAATAACATTGTTGGATTAGTTAGAGGAGTTAGACCTATTTATTAAAAATGGAAAGATTTGGAGTAAATGAAGCGACACTCATAGCCATTGAACTTATCCCTACAAGATTATTCATAGACTTTTCTACCATAATTGTTCACAGGATAAAGGAGTGTATTTAGGCCTCATATCGAGATTCTAAAAACTGATTGAACCATTGCAACAGCTAAAAGATTCTCTAGTGTTGTTTTTTAAAAAGGTCTAAAAATATGAGCTTTTCAAATGTCTCTCCATGCATATTGTTTGGCAGTCGTTCTCTTCAGCACTGCTAGATATAGAACAGTATGTAACACACTCAAGATAATCTTCAATTGGATCAACTTGTGCTTGGGACATTTTTTTAGCATCAATCGTATTCATAAATGTCTCCTACAATTAGGGTTAATCTATCCTTTCTTTTTATTTTTTTCTATCGGTATTACTTACTAACTTATAAGCATAAGAAATACTGATGCATGAATCAAAATTCAAATAAAAAACCAATGGCGGAATTGGGATAAATCATCGAATTAATAGCTCACAATAATAGATATAAAAAATACACCGCATTAAACCAAGAAAAGTCTGGAGGTAACTCAATCAAATTTAAAATAACATTTTTGCTACTTTCTCAACTTTATTTTTATTCCTATTCTTTCTCTAATAGATTTTATCGGAATCATATCTTTCATTTGATCATCAATTTGCTTTCTAATTAAATTTCTAACTAAATGGGAAAGCAAAACTAGAGTCAAAAGTGATAATAGAAGAGTCCCCAATGCGATAAATGAATAAGCATCCATTTTAAAGTTCTCTATATATTGCCCATTCATCACCAACATCACTGACTTCAGAAAGTAAAGCAACAGCTATGTCGGAGTAATCAGAGCGTTTAACAATAATCTCTTTACCACCGACATATGGATCATTGAATTCGGATTTTGACCGGCTAGCCTCTAACTGTTCAGATGGTGTCAAAACTTCAAGGATTTTAATCCATATCTCATCATCTGAAGCGAAAGGAGGAACAGCAAACTTGCTCGGGCCATTTTCTTTATTTTTATCCATATTTTTAATTCTCAGAATTAATCTCTTTGACTTCATTAATTAATCGCTGTTTTCGTTCAAGCGTAATAAATCCGAGAGATTCACACTCATTAATGTCTTGAATTGGATCAGATAGTCCATCGTGTTTCTCTAGCCATCCCTCAGTGCATCCTTTACACGCTAATTCATTTAATTCACTAGCCAATGACTTTGCTTTCAAGCTATCCATCAATAAAAATTTAAATACTTCTTTCTCTCTAGCTTACAGTCATTCAATAACTCAAGGAAAAATTAATACGCTTTAATCAACAAAATTGAAAATTAAAAAAATTGTACCCTGTTAATAGATAAGTGGAATCAAAAAAACAAGAAGCAAAAGGTAAAGAAAGGAGCTTATGCAGCTTCCTTTTTTAATTCCCTATAAATAGAAATATCTATAGGTCTATTCACATCGGATTGAAAATCAACAATGTCTTGATAAATCTCATAAGGTAAAGGATCCATTACGCATCTTGAATAACATTTGTTGTTGTCAATCTTTTTCAGTGAGAACCTGTTGCTTAGGCGTTTAAAGATAAACAATTTCACAATGCAACTTGAGTTAGTTATATCGTTAGAAGCTGCAATTGCAATACGCAAAACTACTAACTTTCTCGATTAATTGAGTGAGTAGTTATTACTAATATTATTTTTGGTAGTAATTGCCACTTCATATCATTTTGTAAAAAGAGCATTATCTAAATAGAGGATCAAACAAAAATGACTTTATCTCCAAATGAGATGACTCCATACATAAGAAAAATTCAACAAAAGTTTGATGAAGCTCAATCTTTTTTAGTGAGAAATGGTTTTCACCAAGCTACAAAAGGTCTCTTACAAGATATCCAAGATGCTAACGGCATAGATAAAAAAACAAGATAATATTCTCTTTGTACGACGTAATCGAAGACAACAAAGCTTTAGAAAGTCAATTAAAATGGTAGGCATATACATCCTCTAATATTCACTTACCCCACCAAGTCAACAGAAATCACTGTTTTAGACTTCAAGCTTAGCAATTTTTATTCAGAGTATTGCACTCATATGAATGCCCCAGAGCAACAGACGATGTTTAACAAGATGGCTGTTAAAACTTTTTATATCGGTGAATGTATAGGAGGCCCTAAAAGAGCAACGGTTATGTTTGAAGGACCAGAGAATGTTTTATATAATATTTTTCCCAGTCCGGAAACAAAGCCTATTGTTGGAGCCTATTGTCATATTTATGAAGGAACAAAAATTATAAGATTGATAAACAATAGTCCAAACTGCTAATTTCCCCGTGTTGAAATTTCTTATAAAATCGTATCTGGAATCATAGGTATTGAATGTTTTTTGCCGTCTGGGCTTACATAGATTTTCTCTTTACCATATTCTGTATCAACGATTTCTTCAAAATGAGTCCCCTCTGGAAGATGTAAAAAATATTTTTGTGCTCTGTTCATTTTATTAATGCAGCTATTTAAAAATAACTAGGATATTTCTCAACGACAACAAATTGATTGTTTTATGAAAGTTTTGTTAGCTAACTATTTAATATTTCTAAATCAGTTAATAATTTTCCCACTCTAGTTCCATTAACTCCTAGATCTCCACCACCATATCTTGATGCCGATTTGATTTGAATCTTCTTACCGATTTTTAAAATCTCTAAGTCATCTGGAAATCTGAAAATCAAACTACGACAAACCGCTTTCCAATAATTTTCATTACTCTCTAAAACATTGGTTCTAGGAAAATTCTGAGCAATCGAGACAAGTTGATCAAAGGTCCTGTCAACGTCCTCAAATTCTTTCTGAAAGAAAACACAATTCAGAGGGTTAAAACATGGACTAAGACCTGATTTAGTGTCTGTCATATTTCCTATGAGTTCACATATTGATCATGACAAAAAGTTTAACCTCCCTGTGGTCTTGTTTTTCCTAAATTTATTACTCACTGATGTCTAGTTCTCCCTACATAAAATACCCACGCAAAAAATATTCTTAGATTATATTTGTATAAAAATTTCCAGAATGAAACGGTTAGATAAAACAGGGATGATGCTTATTGTATTCAGTGTGGCATCGACACTTCCTTATCAGTTTCATTATCTTTCTTCTATGAGTTAAATCAAGTTAATCCCTCTCTCTATAAATAGTACTAATTAAAGGCCTTTTGATCAGAGGCGGCTTAGTTCCATATCCAATCCATATAAAACCAACAATTTCCTCTTCAAAGGGATTTATTTCTGCAATTTGATAGGTATTAGGATCAGTAGTGATTTTTCCTGTTGACCACTTGCAACCAACACCATCAGCTACTAGTGAAAGCGACAAATTTTGAATCGCGCAGGCACAAGCCGCATAATCTTCGAGTTTTTGAACTTGATTATCCGTACATATTTGAGTAGCAATAAGCAAATGGGAAGGGTTTAAAATTTTGTCTCTTATCTTTTTTAAATTAGATTCATCTATTGGCTTATCACCAAACTTAAGAGTCAACTGTAGTTGATATAAAAGTTCCCGTTTTTTCATCCCAATGTTGGTAAAGCGCCAAGGGAAAGTGCTTCTATGACAAGGCGCTTGATTAGCTGCAACTATTGACTTTTCAATTACTTCTCTCGGCACACTTTTGTTTGAAAAGATATGAATGGTCCTTCGTTTTTTAATTGCTTGAGCTATTTCCATGATTTTTTCTTGAAGAAATTAACTGAGGTGTACGCCATAACGAGATTTTCATGGCAATCTGACTAGAGAAATGAAAAAACAAAAGAAGTTTAATATACGACTACTAGATCTTAGCTCTAAAAAAACTATGTTTTGTACAAGAATTACTTGTTAAGCAAATTGATCAATAATTATTTAGAAGGTTTTGAAAATATGGAAACCACTTGTCCCATAGGTGTCTTGAACACGCGTTCGATAATTTCTCCATCAATCATAATTAATTTCGTATTCAAGGATCCCACAGGTACATTTACAGAATTATTTTTTAGAATATGCTTTAGCTCTGGGTACTGATCATTAGGTTTAAGAACATCTTTTAAATCAGGGTGCAGCTCTAAGATTGAGTCATCAAAAGCCCTGAACTTTCTCGTTAAGACCATAGTATTAGATAACTGTACGTACGACTTGTAACCTAATAAACTCTTGTCGTAAAGAGTATTTAAACTAAAATCAAACAAAAATTAATGAGACTTTAAATAAAAGCTATAATGGAAATTTCATACTAAAGAAACTTCACCATTAGCTCATAAATAAAACTAGTTGTTAGTTTCTTGTAGCATCAATTACTCGCTTTGCATGATGAGAAATAGACGTTACCTCAGTACTCCTATCATTTAATACTGACTGAGTAAAAACAGTAATGGCAGCAATACTCGGTGTAATAGGTAAAAACATAAACAAAGCCAACAAAGTATTTTTGGGCCTAAATAATAGTTGCATTAGTTTTTATAGCTCGAATAACATTCTCAACAACATTTAAGTAAGTTGCGTGTACGGGTTACCTAGAATAAAAGCTATTAATTTGACCTGTAATAGCATCTAAAAACTTTGGGCCTTTTCCAGAGCATTGAATAAATAGCTTCAAGCGCCTTTTGAGTTTTAGGAAGCTTGCAGCTAGGCCATGACTGTTGAGTAATCATCGTGATTATTTCGGAGTCATTTTTATTTCTACATCGGACACCACCCATAAAACCAGAGTAATAAAACTCAGACAAAAATACATACAACCAAAACTCTTTATCAGATGGATATTCGAAGAAAAATAAACACAAAAAAGAGGGAAGCCATTAAAGCCCCCCTCTTTTTTAATCTCCTTTAGATTACTTTTGGTATGTATTACCTCTGTAAGTTAAGGATGCTTGCAACTGCTTTTTAGCATCTGCTTGCCTTGATTTGTAGACGTTACTTCTGTAACTAAGTTCTACAACATCTTTTGGAGTAACTTCTTTATGCTGAAGATACTCTTTTCCTCTGTAAGTAAGAACAGTCATTGCTCTTTCCCGTAGTGCCCAAGACCCCGTTCCATGTCTCGAGTCTTACTGCAGCTTTGTTTTTAGCTGAACGTGTATTAAAACTAACAGAAATTTTCCTAAAATGATGTTCCTTGTGATACATAAGCAGTGAATTTTGTAGTATTTACCGAAATAGTTGCATTTCTTACTAAAAAGGAGCCTTTAATCAGGAAGATAAGTTAACTATTTTTCCTCCTCTTTTTCATTCTTAAACATAAACCAACCTGCCTCCTTGATTCCTATTTTTATAGAAATTATTCAAGCACCAAGAAAAAAACCCTAAAAAGCAAAAATGATCAGAGTAAATAAGTGCCAAACTCAGATTTAACGTTATTTAAAAAAATGGGTCAAATGATTCCTTACCACTTCAAGAAGGTAGACCATTTAGTAAACAAACAAAAGCCTCGTTATTAAGAGCGCAGTTTCTAAAGACAATATCACTATTAGATTAATCAAAAGAAGAACTGACAAAAGAAGCTTTGGGTCATCTATCTCCAATGATCTATTGATTTAGTTTTTTTTAATAAAACCAATGAAATAAAACTATTAATCCAGTATCTATAGGAACTTAAATAAGAGCTAAAAGAATGTATATGAAGTTATCAGTCTTATGAATAATTTTTTAATTCCCCTTTAAAAGGCCTACCACCCTTACTTAAATAATCCATATATTTATCAGACTCTCTGAGGTAATAATTTCTGCTTTGACCAATATATTGAGCTTCAATTAACAGATCAGTAACTTCAGGCAAAAAGGATTCAGGGATTAACTCGAGAGGGTTGATTGCATTAGGATTCCAATTCAACTCAGTCAAAAATAGAAACCAAATCGACTTGCACCTATTGAAATCAGATAAACAATCTGAATTCATATTATTCATTTATGAATTGGACTGATTGCGCTGCATGGTCGACTTTGTTTCTTGCCTCATCGATTGTTTTAGCCTTTGCTACAGCTACTCCCATTCGACGACCTTCCGTTGAGCTCGGCTTACCAAACATAAATAAATTTGTATCCGATTGACTTAAGGCTTTCTCAAGTCCCGTATAAGCCACGTCAGTAGTTTCATTGGAGGCCAAAATAACTCGGCTAGCAGAAGCATGGTGGCAAACTATCTCTGGAATTGGGATACCTAAAACAGCTCTAACGTGTAATTCAAACTCATTTAAATTTTGGCTAATCAAAGTCACTAAGCCTGTGTCATGTGGTCTTGGTGATAGCTCTGAAAAAATCACCTCTTCACCCTTAATAAAAAATTCAACTCCAAACAAACCTACACCACCAAGATTATCAGTAACACGTTTGGCAATCTTTTGAGCATTATCTAAGACACTTTCAGATAATTCAGCCGGTTGCCAACTACATTGATAATCACCATTTTTTTGCTCGTGTCCTATGGGAGCGCAAAATAATGTTTTTCCGTTAGATTGTCTAATAGTTAATAAAGTAATTTCAAAATCAAAATCAATAAATTCCTCTAATATAATTTTATTTGATTGACCTCTAGATTTTTCAATAGCCAAATTCCAAGCCTGGGCTAAATCATTTTTATTTTTAACTAAGCTTTGTCCTTTACCAGAAGAACTCATAACTGGTTTGATTAACATAGGATAACCAATTGTTTCTGCACGAAAATCAAGCTCAGATTCATTCATTGCATAACAAAATTTTGCAGTTCTTATATTTAAATCATTGGAAGCTAAATCTCTAATTTTATCTCTATTCATTGTTATTGCAGTAGCTCTTGCGTTTGGTATTACTGTAATATTTTGTTCGATTTCCTTTAATACATCTACTGCGAGAGCTTCTATTTCAGGAATAATAATATCAGGATTGAATTTATATATAACTTCTTTTAATTCAGAAGCGTTGTTCATATTAAACACTTCGAATTGATCAGCTATCTGCATCGCTGGAGCATTATTATATCTATCACATGCAATAACATGACATCCTAGTCTTTTTGCTGCAATTGCAACCTCTTTGCCTAATTCTCCACTACCTAAAAGCATTATTTTTTTTGGAAATAAATTCATAATGATATTTACAGGAAGATAATAGTATTAATTATTTTATAACTAAAATGTGAATTCTGGTGCAAAAAAAAGAGAACATAAGCAAGAAATTAACAAGCATCAGAAATCATGGATAATAAGCTCAGTAGAGCCAATAGAAAATAATTTCAAACAAAATCATATGAATATATTTCATAGGGCGTATTTAATTAAACTTAATTATTCAAAAAAAGACTTTACTATAGAAAAAAATGCGTTAAAAAAAATATACCTACAACTAAAGATGAGTAAAAGAACGAAAATTAAAGAATTCGTCAATTTAGATGAATACCCCGATTTAAAAACAGCAATAGTTCCTGCAATCAGAACTTTACCTAGTGGGTCAGTAAACACAAAGGTGATTATAAGTCGAGGTAGCGTTATTGAAAGGATCTACAAAACTCCAAGAGGAGAGCTCATATCCTTATGCCTAAATGATCAAAATAATGAAGCAGCGTAAGAAAAATTGACAATAAAGATGAAAAAAAGCTGGATTCATAAAAATTCTATTTATTTTCCCAACATATATCTGATTATAAAGCACCTATTAAGCCCTTTAATTTATATTATCCAATAAACAATCTTACAAATCCTTAAATTTTCAACATAAATGTTCCAATAGCGCTAACTTTGTGTGGCGTTATATGCAAAACTAGCTATTCTATCTTTACTAGAGAAAATATCGAAGTGAAAAGCAAATTAAAATTTAAACAAGGTATATTATTTGGCATTATCCTAGTAAATTTCTTACCTAACACAGTATTAGCATCCAACAATAAAATTAATAGAGTAAATAATTACCCTCAAATTTCTGAAAAAAAAATTAATATTAATTATGAAAACATAAAACATCTGCATGAAAATGGTGCAATTAGCACAAAAGAAGCAAATAAATATATAAATGAATCGTCAGGAAATTTACAACAAGATTTCATCACGAATCAAAAAAATCTCAATAACGAAGAACTTATTATAAAAAATAAGAATGAGTTAAAAAAAGGTAGGTTAGTAGCAACAGAATCAGACTTAGAACTAACACTAAAATTAATAAATATTGAAAACCTAAAAAGTTATGATATTTCGAAATTAGAATCAGGCTGGCAAATAATTATCAACCTTCCAGAAGATATTATTATTGATCGCTCCAAGTTTCATAAAAAAAGTAAATATTTTTCAAACATAAAAATAGATCAATTAAATAAGTCACTTTACATAATAAAATTAGCCGAGAATTCAAAATACAAGATTAATAAACCAATATTAAATAAAGGGGAAAAATTAGAATTTAAATTTATAATATCTCCATTAAAAAATAAAAATTCCTTCAAATTTCCATTCTTCAATAGATTAAAAAGGACAGAATCGCCATTTAACGAACAAAATGAAGCAAAGGCTCCACCT encodes the following:
- a CDS encoding DUF3764 family protein, which gives rise to MFTYPTKSTEITVLDFKLSNFYSEYCTHMNAPEQQTMFNKMAVKTFYIGECIGGPKRATVMFEGPENVLYNIFPSPETKPIVGAYCHIYEGTKIIRLINNSPNC
- a CDS encoding DUF1499 domain-containing protein; its protein translation is MTDTKSGLSPCFNPLNCVFFQKEFEDVDRTFDQLVSIAQNFPRTNVLESNENYWKAVCRSLIFRFPDDLEILKIGKKIQIKSASRYGGGDLGVNGTRVGKLLTDLEILNS
- a CDS encoding nitroreductase, giving the protein MEIAQAIKKRRTIHIFSNKSVPREVIEKSIVAANQAPCHRSTFPWRFTNIGMKKRELLYQLQLTLKFGDKPIDESNLKKIRDKILNPSHLLIATQICTDNQVQKLEDYAACACAIQNLSLSLVADGVGCKWSTGKITTDPNTYQIAEINPFEEEIVGFIWIGYGTKPPLIKRPLISTIYRERD
- a CDS encoding DUF4278 domain-containing protein; protein product: MTVLTYRGKEYLQHKEVTPKDVVELSYRSNVYKSRQADAKKQLQASLTYRGNTYQK
- the purT gene encoding formate-dependent phosphoribosylglycinamide formyltransferase, producing the protein MNLFPKKIMLLGSGELGKEVAIAAKRLGCHVIACDRYNNAPAMQIADQFEVFNMNNASELKEVIYKFNPDIIIPEIEALAVDVLKEIEQNITVIPNARATAITMNRDKIRDLASNDLNIRTAKFCYAMNESELDFRAETIGYPMLIKPVMSSSGKGQSLVKNKNDLAQAWNLAIEKSRGQSNKIILEEFIDFDFEITLLTIRQSNGKTLFCAPIGHEQKNGDYQCSWQPAELSESVLDNAQKIAKRVTDNLGGVGLFGVEFFIKGEEVIFSELSPRPHDTGLVTLISQNLNEFELHVRAVLGIPIPEIVCHHASASRVILASNETTDVAYTGLEKALSQSDTNLFMFGKPSSTEGRRMGVAVAKAKTIDEARNKVDHAAQSVQFINE